A region from the Bacillus sp. Marseille-P3661 genome encodes:
- a CDS encoding TIGR01457 family HAD-type hydrolase, whose amino-acid sequence MKQYAGYLIDLDGTMYRGKERIEEAVHFVNMLKQKDVPYLFVTNNSSRTPEQVAAKLISMEIPATTEQVFTSSMATANFIAAENNHASVYFIGEEGLEYALKQAGLTVVDENPDYVVMGIDREITYEKLAKGCLYIRAGAKYIATNSDIAIPTERGFLPGNGALSSVLTVSTGVQPLLIGKPEAIIMELALNTLGTTKEETLMIGDNYNTDILAGIHAGIDTLLVHTGVTTKEHLKTYEIQPTYVINSLEEWLDKI is encoded by the coding sequence ATGAAACAATACGCAGGTTATTTAATTGATTTAGATGGTACGATGTACCGGGGAAAGGAACGGATTGAGGAGGCTGTGCATTTTGTAAACATGCTTAAACAAAAAGACGTTCCGTATCTGTTTGTAACTAATAATTCCTCAAGGACACCTGAACAAGTAGCGGCCAAGTTGATATCAATGGAAATTCCGGCAACAACGGAGCAAGTATTTACATCAAGTATGGCAACGGCGAATTTTATAGCAGCAGAAAACAACCATGCTAGTGTATATTTTATTGGTGAAGAAGGGTTGGAATACGCACTAAAGCAGGCGGGGCTCACCGTTGTGGACGAAAATCCAGATTATGTTGTTATGGGCATTGATCGTGAAATTACATACGAAAAACTAGCAAAAGGCTGCCTGTATATAAGGGCAGGAGCAAAATATATTGCGACCAATTCAGATATCGCAATTCCAACAGAGCGTGGTTTTCTGCCAGGAAACGGTGCACTTTCTTCTGTCCTAACCGTTTCGACGGGGGTCCAACCACTGCTGATTGGGAAACCAGAAGCGATCATTATGGAATTAGCATTAAATACTCTTGGAACAACAAAAGAGGAGACCTTAATGATTGGAGATAATTATAATACGGATATTTTAGCGGGGATTCATGCTGGAATAGATACACTTCTTGTGCATACAGGCGTAACGACAAAAGAACATTTAAAAACATACGAAATCCAGCCTACTTATGTCATTAATTCACTAGAAGAATGGCTTGATAAAATATAA